A window of Cyanobacteriota bacterium genomic DNA:
CCTCTGTCATCGTACTCATCTCAGACTTGAGTGAGTCTGCTACTTTATTAGCAATCAAATCCAAATACTCAGGAGTCAATTCTGGCTGACCGCTTGCATTGAGTGGTGGATTGTTTCTATAAATACTTTCAAGAACGGCTGTTGAGCTTGTCGACATTTCAAGCATCGCTATCAGGTTCTCGCGTTTCATATTCTTGTCAAAAGTCTCAAGTTCCTTAATAGCACTATCCCGCTCTCCTGGTCCAAAATAGACACTATGTCCACTATACTTGCTTGAAATGCTACCACCACTATCATTGATTTTATAACTGTAATTATCGTTGACTGCTCTACTGAGTGTCAAACTTGGATCAATTTGTAGATTAGAATTATCTCTGCCCATAATGTCCCTAGCAATACAAGGCAGCACAACATGGCTATTTGATAGCAACATGATAGAATTGGCAAAATGGCAGCTAAAAAGCAGAATTTATGGTCTTCTCGGTTTGAAACAGAGCCAGCAAAGATTCTCCAAGAGTTCAATGCCAGTATTGGTTTTGATATTGTGATGTTTGAGCAGGATATCGCTGGATCAATTGCGCACAGTAAAATGCTTGCAAAACAAGGGATTATTAGCAAAGCTGAGTCAAAAACAATAATTGAAGGTCTAAACAGTATCAAAGCAGAGATTGCGATGAATCCACAAGAATGGGCAGCTGAACGAATTGCTGATGAGGATCTGCATATGGCAATAGAAGCAAGACTCACTATGCTTATCGGCGATGATGCTAAGAAATTACATACTGCAAGAAGCAGAAATGATCAAGTTGCAACAGACCTCAGGTTGTATCTAAAAAATCAATTAGCACAATTACAAGAAGTCTTGAAGCAACTAAGATCCTCACTGATTACAAGAGCCAAAACAGATATAGATGTAATTATGCCAGGCTACACTCACCTGCAGCAAGCTCAAGCAATATCACTTGGGCATTTTTGGATGGCATACCAAGACAAGTTCTCAAGAGATAGTGCAAGACTAGAAGATGCTTTGAAGAGAATCAATGTCAATCCACTAGGCTCAGGCGCACTGGCAGGATCGACTTTTGATATAGACAGAAAGCTTACAACAAAAGAATTAGGCTTTGACTCAGCCTCAACCAATAGTCTTGATGCAGTTTCCGATAGAGACTTTGTACTTGAGTATGAGTTTTGTTTATCAACTATCATGCTTCATCTCTCGCAACTCGCAGAAGAGATGATAGTCTGGAACTCACAAG
This region includes:
- the argH gene encoding argininosuccinate lyase, with the protein product MAAKKQNLWSSRFETEPAKILQEFNASIGFDIVMFEQDIAGSIAHSKMLAKQGIISKAESKTIIEGLNSIKAEIAMNPQEWAAERIADEDLHMAIEARLTMLIGDDAKKLHTARSRNDQVATDLRLYLKNQLAQLQEVLKQLRSSLITRAKTDIDVIMPGYTHLQQAQAISLGHFWMAYQDKFSRDSARLEDALKRINVNPLGSGALAGSTFDIDRKLTTKELGFDSASTNSLDAVSDRDFVLEYEFCLSTIMLHLSQLAEEMIVWNSQEFGYIEISDGFATGSSMMPQKKNPDIPELLRGKAGRVIGVLNALMITVKGLPLSYNKDLQEDKELLFMANETTIKCVAIATEFINNIKVNKEAMYQAVANSYAAATDIAEYLVKQGLAFRDAYSIVGQIVKWAIKQKKYLKDLSLVELQKFSDKFTQELDLSPEACVDARDVFGGTARKRVREAIKNAKK